From a region of the Nitrospirota bacterium genome:
- a CDS encoding glycosyltransferase family 2 protein, protein MVLAKKDSLTLSIIIPCYNERDTIESIITAVISSPIHDKEIIVVDDCSTDGTLDILAGKIAQRVDKIIYHDRNQGKGAALRTGIAAATGDVVIIQDADLEYDPQEYPLLLGPFIHGNADVVFGSRFMGGKPHRVVYYWHSLGNRVLTTLSNMFTNINLTDMETCYKAFRREIIQSITIEESRFGFEPEITAKVAKMGCRIYEVGISYYGRTYAEGKKIGWKDGFRAIYCIVKYNLFR, encoded by the coding sequence ATGGTTTTAGCTAAGAAAGACTCACTTACACTCAGCATCATCATCCCTTGTTATAACGAGCGGGACACGATAGAGAGCATAATCACCGCGGTTATTTCATCTCCCATCCACGATAAAGAAATAATCGTCGTGGACGATTGTTCAACGGACGGGACCCTCGATATCCTTGCAGGCAAGATCGCGCAACGGGTGGACAAGATCATCTATCACGATCGCAACCAGGGGAAAGGGGCGGCCTTGCGCACGGGAATAGCCGCGGCCACGGGCGATGTCGTCATTATCCAGGACGCCGATCTCGAATACGACCCCCAGGAGTACCCGCTGCTCTTGGGACCTTTTATCCACGGAAACGCTGATGTAGTCTTCGGCTCGCGGTTCATGGGAGGGAAACCCCATCGCGTTGTATATTATTGGCATTCATTGGGAAACCGAGTGCTCACGACGCTTTCGAACATGTTCACGAACATCAACCTCACGGATATGGAAACCTGTTACAAGGCCTTCCGCCGGGAGATCATCCAATCCATCACGATCGAAGAAAGCCGCTTTGGTTTTGAACCGGAGATTACAGCCAAAGTCGCCAAAATGGGATGCCGTATCTACGAAGTCGGAATTTCCTATTACGGCAGGACCTACGCGGAGGGTAAAAAGATCGGATGGAAGGACGGTTTCCGCGCCATTTACTGCATCGTGAAATACAATCTGTTCCGATAA
- a CDS encoding tetratricopeptide repeat protein — protein sequence MRLNQNLLKTKLLSLILIVASVALVYTSTIWFDFCWDDISYVIQNPYIRSISWNNITAIFSRNFEGNYAPVHILAYMVEYALWGLNPKGYHLVNILLHIFNSVFLFILIRKITGRNEVALLASLIFALHPVQVENVAWVTEQKSLLAMAFFLPAFYLSVRDADNPKPSYYWASVFLYGLSLLAKVSTVSLPILLLMYELCYGKKLNTRRIINKAPYFVIAGGMSLVSIFIQTSNRGMFYFRNDPFITLFTTIVVVKNYLLSIILPVNLSAYYSLVHTRLFEPPVLLSLLLIVAVVSGTAYLFRKDRQAAFWAAWFWAAILPNLNIIPLSVVMADRYLYLPLIGPSVLFAFALFGSVKDRIQKRFPNNVHWIYAISGILILGLAVASQVRSKIWENDLTLWTDTVTRLQHGLPYTNLGAAHIERGNLAEAIKNFEKAIEVTPDYYLPYADLGRIYLQKNDLLGAEKYFVKALSLNPNNPFISQELAKIYINRGDLDLASGEISNGLKFTPNEPSLLFLKAHILTRKGELQEPLEIYRFLTRVDPSSSVNWFNFGAVLARLGRVGEAENALRQAITIDGKLLNAYKELASLYVRDGKTDQAAANFEKSLQAFQENSLALRNLSHLYLEYFPAKVDRIIPFAQKSLEKSPDDPNILDLLGWAYFKKGNYNKSVEYYKQALAALPSEPYFLYQVGIASLKAGDTRSGKSYLKELVQKYPDHVLSKQVNKRAEDN from the coding sequence ATGAGACTGAACCAGAACCTCCTTAAAACAAAACTGCTTTCATTAATCTTGATCGTTGCCAGCGTAGCACTCGTCTATACCAGTACGATCTGGTTTGATTTCTGCTGGGATGATATCAGCTATGTCATTCAGAACCCGTATATCAGGTCCATTTCCTGGAATAACATTACAGCGATCTTCAGCCGCAACTTTGAAGGGAACTATGCCCCGGTCCATATACTCGCCTATATGGTTGAATACGCCTTGTGGGGGCTGAATCCCAAGGGTTATCATCTTGTCAACATCCTTCTGCACATCTTCAACAGCGTTTTTCTTTTTATCCTGATCCGAAAAATAACGGGAAGGAATGAAGTTGCGCTGCTTGCGTCACTGATCTTCGCTCTCCATCCCGTACAGGTGGAGAATGTGGCATGGGTAACAGAGCAAAAAAGCCTTCTTGCCATGGCCTTCTTTCTCCCCGCGTTTTATCTCTCTGTTCGCGATGCGGACAACCCGAAACCCTCTTATTATTGGGCCTCTGTCTTTCTCTATGGCTTGTCGCTGCTTGCCAAAGTCAGCACGGTTTCTTTGCCGATCCTTCTGCTCATGTATGAACTCTGTTATGGGAAAAAGCTCAATACGAGGCGCATCATCAACAAGGCGCCGTATTTTGTCATCGCAGGAGGTATGAGCCTCGTAAGCATATTTATTCAGACCTCCAACCGGGGAATGTTCTATTTCAGGAACGATCCCTTCATTACTTTATTCACAACCATCGTAGTCGTAAAGAATTACCTGCTGAGTATCATTCTGCCGGTGAACCTGAGCGCATATTACTCACTGGTTCATACCCGTTTATTTGAACCTCCGGTCTTGCTTTCGCTGCTGTTGATCGTGGCGGTTGTTTCCGGAACGGCGTATCTTTTCAGGAAAGACAGACAGGCCGCCTTCTGGGCCGCCTGGTTCTGGGCGGCAATCCTGCCGAATTTGAATATTATTCCGCTCAGCGTGGTCATGGCAGACCGGTATCTCTATCTTCCGCTGATCGGCCCGTCCGTACTTTTCGCCTTTGCCCTGTTTGGGTCCGTGAAAGACCGGATCCAAAAACGCTTCCCGAACAACGTTCACTGGATTTACGCAATTTCGGGAATACTGATCCTGGGACTCGCTGTTGCAAGCCAGGTGAGAAGCAAAATCTGGGAAAATGACCTCACGCTGTGGACTGACACCGTCACGAGACTGCAGCACGGCCTCCCCTATACCAATCTGGGGGCCGCCCATATTGAAAGGGGAAATCTGGCTGAGGCAATAAAGAATTTTGAAAAAGCCATCGAGGTCACGCCGGACTATTATCTTCCGTATGCGGACCTCGGCCGCATCTATCTGCAGAAGAATGACCTTTTGGGGGCCGAGAAGTACTTTGTAAAGGCCTTGAGCCTGAATCCGAACAACCCCTTTATTTCACAGGAACTCGCCAAGATCTATATTAATCGCGGGGATCTTGACCTGGCATCCGGCGAAATCAGCAATGGGCTGAAGTTCACGCCGAATGAACCTTCATTATTGTTTTTGAAGGCCCATATCCTGACGCGGAAAGGGGAGCTTCAGGAACCGCTTGAGATTTACCGGTTTCTGACACGTGTTGATCCGTCATCCTCTGTAAACTGGTTTAACTTCGGCGCGGTACTGGCGCGTTTAGGTCGGGTGGGCGAGGCGGAGAATGCCTTGCGACAGGCGATCACCATTGATGGGAAGCTGCTGAATGCCTATAAAGAACTGGCCTCCCTGTATGTACGAGACGGTAAAACTGATCAGGCTGCAGCGAACTTCGAAAAAAGCCTGCAGGCTTTCCAGGAAAACAGCCTGGCCTTGAGGAACTTATCCCATCTGTATCTCGAATATTTTCCTGCAAAGGTCGATCGAATCATCCCGTTCGCTCAGAAATCCCTTGAAAAATCCCCGGACGATCCAAATATTCTGGACCTCCTTGGCTGGGCCTATTTCAAAAAAGGAAATTATAATAAATCCGTAGAATATTATAAGCAGGCTCTTGCTGCGCTGCCCAGCGAGCCCTATTTTCTTTATCAAGTCGGGATCGCCTCTCTCAAGGCAGGAGATACAAGGAGCGGAAAGTCTTATCTGAAAGAACTTGTTCAAAAATACCCGGACCATGTGTTGAGTAAGCAGGTGAACAAACGTGCTGAAGATAATTAA
- a CDS encoding NADH:flavin oxidoreductase encodes MKQVFEPWSIGTLTLKNRIIRSATHEGMANPDGSPTEHLLKNYRKLAAGGVGAIITGYVSVMQNGKTFRNMRMFDSDLYIDIYRSINEQLRQYDTPVILQIAHGGYGANAKVSGQAVIGPSFRKKNEHGDVCKEASDADIESIIDAFVCATVRAKAAGFAGIQFHAAHGYLLSEFISEKLNKRRDKWGGPIENRLRIVTEILNRARQETGTFPLLVKISGHDQTGRDITETDTIAMARLLQNSSCDALEVSCGYGDFMNTIRVARIPIDAILGLMPAYRDKPAYQKLLFRLLAPFLLKTHKPILNYNLRTAELIKKQVSIPVFVVGGIRHLKDIRAIISEKDLDGVSLSRPFIIEPSLVEKFQKGQESSKCINCGYCLIGAVDNPLKCYYGKVPKSCSNR; translated from the coding sequence ATGAAACAAGTATTTGAGCCCTGGTCTATCGGCACGCTCACCTTAAAAAACCGCATCATCCGCTCCGCAACCCACGAAGGCATGGCAAATCCTGATGGAAGCCCTACGGAACATCTCCTGAAGAATTACCGGAAGCTTGCCGCAGGCGGAGTGGGTGCGATCATCACCGGTTACGTGAGTGTGATGCAAAATGGAAAGACCTTTAGAAACATGCGGATGTTCGATAGCGATCTTTATATCGACATCTATCGGTCCATCAATGAGCAATTGAGACAGTACGACACGCCTGTCATTCTGCAGATCGCCCATGGAGGCTACGGGGCAAATGCAAAGGTATCGGGACAAGCAGTCATTGGCCCCAGTTTTCGCAAGAAGAACGAGCACGGCGATGTCTGCAAGGAAGCAAGTGACGCGGACATCGAGTCCATCATCGATGCCTTTGTCTGCGCCACGGTCCGCGCGAAGGCAGCCGGCTTCGCGGGAATTCAGTTCCATGCAGCCCATGGATACCTCCTTTCCGAGTTCATATCGGAAAAGCTTAACAAACGGAGGGACAAATGGGGCGGCCCGATAGAAAATCGCTTGAGGATCGTCACCGAGATCCTGAACAGGGCCCGGCAGGAAACAGGTACCTTCCCGCTGTTGGTCAAGATCAGCGGTCACGACCAAACCGGGAGAGATATAACAGAAACCGACACGATAGCAATGGCCCGGCTGCTGCAGAACAGCTCATGCGATGCGCTTGAAGTGTCCTGCGGGTATGGCGATTTCATGAATACCATTCGCGTGGCCAGGATACCCATCGATGCCATTCTCGGATTGATGCCGGCCTACCGTGACAAGCCGGCGTATCAGAAGCTTCTTTTCAGATTACTCGCTCCCTTTCTGCTCAAGACGCATAAACCTATCCTCAATTATAATCTGCGGACAGCAGAGCTGATCAAGAAGCAGGTGAGCATTCCGGTCTTTGTGGTCGGCGGCATCCGGCACCTGAAGGATATCAGGGCGATCATATCGGAAAAGGACCTTGATGGCGTTTCCCTGAGCCGGCCATTCATCATTGAACCCTCTCTCGTGGAAAAGTTCCAAAAGGGACAGGAAAGTTCAAAATGCATTAATTGCGGTTATTGCCTGATCGGCGCGGTTGATAATCCCTTGAAGTGCTATTACGGTAAAGTGCCAAAGAGCTGTTCGAACAGGTAG
- a CDS encoding Hsp20/alpha crystallin family protein: MQYKYIACKYTRRVLPDTPFQSLWESFGSWPMCSTIAWRPPTDIYETPDEIIVVIELAGVDERDMTITLFSDLLVVEGRREQPVAEMSACHRLGIKCGDFRSEIAMHVPIDHHSVKADYQQGLLKIILQKRY; this comes from the coding sequence GTGCAATACAAGTACATCGCCTGTAAATATACTCGACGCGTACTCCCGGATACCCCGTTTCAGAGCTTGTGGGAATCATTCGGTTCATGGCCGATGTGTTCCACGATCGCGTGGCGCCCGCCTACCGATATATACGAAACACCGGATGAGATCATCGTAGTAATCGAACTTGCAGGTGTGGATGAAAGGGATATGACGATCACGCTTTTCAGCGACCTGCTGGTAGTAGAGGGGAGAAGGGAACAGCCGGTAGCCGAAATGAGCGCCTGTCACCGGTTGGGCATTAAATGTGGAGACTTCAGGTCGGAAATTGCAATGCACGTCCCCATAGATCATCACAGCGTGAAGGCGGACTATCAGCAGGGATTGCTGAAGATCATTCTGCAAAAGCGCTATTGA
- the lon gene encoding endopeptidase La, whose protein sequence is MEISEPEKEKTTPVPDELPLLPLKDTIVYPLTVYPLVIGKDKSIKLINDVTVGDKILGLTAQKKVEIDVSGIADIYTVGTMARILQMVKVPDGTLRVLVQGIERISIMELSQTDPYLKARIKPFPDKTEKSVELEALMRGVSEVFQKMVSLTPNMPEELSGAALNIEDPRQLAYLIATNIRLELPQRQEILETESVRDKFTRLMQHLNREVEVLELGRKIQGQAKDQMQKAEREYLLRQQLSAIRKELGEEGDDGAEMKNLREKIEQAKLPFEAEKETKRELGRMEKLSPASPEYSVIRTYLEWMTSLPWNKTSATAIDIDRAKIILDEDHYDLEKVKNRILEYLSVKKLGEERSTDEGIKTREPILCFVGPPGVGKTSLGQSIARALGRKFMRQSFGGLHDEAEIRGHRRTYIGAMPGRIIQALKRVETRDPVIMLDEVDKIGSDWRGDPSSALLEVLDPEQNKDFRDNYLDVPFDLSKVMFITTANQLETIPPPLLDRMEVLKLPGYTEHEKINIAQKYLIPKEIKANALRTGEIVIPEDTLRGIIKDYTREAGVRNLEREIANVCRKVAKAVAENKTTPITVKPDELQDYLGRPKYFAETAIMIDRPGVVTGLAWTPTGGDILFVEASQMPGNKQLILTGQLGEVMKESAQAALSYVRSQAESFGINKDFFEKSDIHIHVPAGAIPKDGPSAGVTMTTAIVSMLTGRLVKHDLAMTGEITLRGKVMPIGGVKDKVLAAKRAGIKTIILPQQNKNDIDDVPEELRKEMEFIFVDTIDQVIKNALK, encoded by the coding sequence ATGGAGATAAGTGAACCCGAGAAGGAAAAAACGACGCCCGTGCCTGATGAGCTGCCTTTGCTGCCGCTCAAGGATACGATCGTATATCCGCTCACGGTCTATCCTCTGGTGATCGGCAAGGATAAATCGATCAAGCTTATCAATGACGTCACCGTCGGAGACAAGATACTCGGTCTTACCGCGCAGAAAAAGGTTGAGATCGACGTTTCGGGAATAGCCGATATCTATACTGTCGGGACGATGGCCCGGATCCTCCAGATGGTAAAGGTCCCGGACGGAACGCTCAGAGTGCTGGTTCAGGGGATCGAGCGCATCAGCATCATGGAGTTGTCTCAGACGGACCCCTATTTAAAGGCCAGGATCAAACCATTTCCTGATAAGACCGAGAAATCCGTGGAGCTTGAGGCGCTCATGCGCGGGGTCTCCGAGGTCTTCCAAAAGATGGTATCGCTCACGCCCAATATGCCGGAAGAACTATCCGGTGCGGCCCTCAACATTGAAGATCCACGCCAGCTCGCCTATCTCATCGCGACTAACATCCGGCTGGAACTGCCGCAACGACAGGAGATACTCGAAACCGAATCGGTCCGTGACAAGTTCACCAGGCTCATGCAGCACCTGAACCGCGAGGTCGAGGTGCTGGAGCTCGGCAGAAAGATCCAGGGACAGGCCAAGGACCAGATGCAGAAGGCCGAGCGGGAATATCTTCTTCGGCAGCAGTTGTCGGCCATCCGCAAGGAACTCGGCGAGGAGGGCGACGATGGCGCGGAGATGAAGAACCTGCGCGAGAAGATCGAACAGGCAAAGCTGCCCTTCGAGGCCGAAAAAGAGACCAAACGGGAGCTCGGACGCATGGAAAAGCTTTCTCCCGCATCGCCTGAATATTCTGTCATCCGCACGTATCTTGAATGGATGACCAGCCTCCCCTGGAACAAGACCTCGGCCACGGCCATCGATATCGACAGGGCAAAGATCATCCTTGACGAAGACCACTATGATCTCGAAAAGGTCAAAAACCGGATTTTGGAATACCTGTCCGTAAAAAAGCTCGGCGAAGAGCGCAGTACCGATGAGGGGATCAAGACACGCGAACCCATCCTGTGCTTTGTGGGCCCTCCAGGCGTCGGCAAGACCTCCCTCGGCCAGTCCATCGCCCGCGCCCTGGGCAGAAAGTTCATGAGACAGTCTTTTGGCGGTTTGCATGACGAGGCCGAGATCCGGGGCCATCGCCGTACCTACATCGGAGCCATGCCGGGCAGGATCATCCAGGCGCTCAAGCGGGTGGAGACCAGGGACCCGGTGATCATGCTCGATGAGGTGGATAAGATCGGCTCCGACTGGCGCGGAGATCCGTCGTCAGCCCTGCTCGAGGTGCTCGATCCGGAGCAGAATAAGGACTTTCGCGACAACTATCTCGACGTGCCCTTCGACCTCTCGAAGGTCATGTTCATAACCACGGCGAACCAGCTCGAAACCATTCCCCCGCCGCTCCTGGACCGTATGGAAGTGCTCAAGCTGCCTGGATATACGGAGCATGAAAAGATCAATATCGCGCAAAAATACCTGATCCCCAAGGAGATCAAGGCAAATGCGCTTCGGACGGGCGAGATCGTGATCCCGGAAGATACGCTCCGGGGTATCATCAAGGACTATACCCGCGAGGCCGGGGTCAGGAACCTGGAGCGTGAGATCGCGAACGTCTGCCGAAAGGTGGCAAAGGCTGTTGCGGAGAATAAAACAACGCCCATCACGGTCAAGCCGGATGAACTGCAGGACTATCTGGGAAGACCGAAGTACTTCGCCGAAACCGCGATCATGATAGACCGTCCGGGCGTGGTCACCGGACTTGCCTGGACGCCTACAGGAGGGGACATCCTTTTTGTCGAAGCCTCTCAGATGCCCGGAAACAAGCAACTGATCCTCACGGGCCAGTTGGGAGAGGTGATGAAGGAATCCGCCCAGGCAGCACTCTCCTACGTGCGCTCGCAGGCAGAGTCATTCGGGATCAACAAGGATTTTTTCGAGAAAAGCGATATCCATATTCATGTGCCGGCCGGCGCCATCCCCAAGGACGGCCCGTCAGCCGGCGTTACCATGACCACCGCGATCGTATCCATGCTCACGGGCAGGCTGGTAAAACATGATCTGGCCATGACCGGCGAGATAACGCTTCGCGGCAAGGTCATGCCCATCGGAGGAGTGAAGGATAAAGTGCTCGCCGCTAAACGGGCGGGGATCAAGACTATAATTCTTCCCCAGCAGAACAAGAACGACATTGATGATGTGCCGGAGGAATTGCGCAAAGAGATGGAGTTCATCTTCGTAGATACCATAGACCAGGTCATCAAGAACGCGCTGAAATAA
- the lipA gene encoding lipoyl synthase, with the protein MNNAFSPTERQKRRPPWFKIRLTTNDRLENVRNLIRDNDLHTVCSSAACPNRTECWNAGTATFMILGNICTRNCRFCGVPKGSPQGLDLDEPGRVANAVASLHLKYVVITSVTRDDLADGGSSLFAATIKAVRMKLPGCRVEVLIPDFRGSETSLETVLDASPDVLDHNIETVPTLYPAVRPQADYHRSLALLASARAYGALTKSGLMLGLGETIDELRTVMRDLRNVDCSILTLGQYLQPGRYHLPVDKYYHPDEFASLRDEAKTMGFQHVSAGPLVRSSYHAEQIGAGEDGEDP; encoded by the coding sequence ATGAACAATGCCTTTTCACCTACCGAACGACAAAAGCGCCGCCCGCCCTGGTTCAAGATCAGGCTCACGACGAACGACCGTCTGGAAAATGTGCGGAATCTGATCAGGGACAATGACCTCCATACGGTATGCAGCAGTGCGGCCTGTCCAAACCGGACCGAATGCTGGAACGCGGGCACGGCCACCTTCATGATCCTCGGAAATATCTGCACCAGGAACTGCCGGTTCTGCGGCGTTCCCAAAGGCTCACCGCAGGGACTTGATCTTGATGAACCTGGCCGCGTGGCAAATGCCGTGGCGTCCCTTCACTTGAAGTACGTCGTCATCACATCGGTCACCAGGGACGATCTGGCCGATGGAGGGTCATCCCTGTTTGCCGCGACTATCAAGGCCGTACGCATGAAGCTTCCCGGCTGCAGGGTCGAGGTTCTGATCCCCGATTTCAGGGGTTCAGAGACATCGCTCGAAACAGTGCTCGATGCATCGCCTGATGTGCTTGATCACAATATCGAGACCGTGCCGACATTGTATCCTGCCGTGAGACCGCAAGCCGATTATCACCGATCACTGGCCTTGCTCGCGTCTGCGCGCGCATATGGCGCTCTCACAAAATCGGGACTTATGCTTGGCCTCGGTGAAACCATCGATGAGCTAAGAACAGTCATGCGCGATCTCAGGAATGTTGATTGTTCCATCCTGACGCTTGGCCAATACCTCCAGCCCGGCAGATATCACCTCCCTGTTGATAAATATTATCATCCCGATGAATTTGCCTCGCTTCGCGATGAAGCAAAGACGATGGGATTTCAGCACGTCTCGGCCGGACCGCTCGTCAGAAGTTCCTATCATGCTGAACAGATCGGGGCAGGGGAAGACGGAGAAGACCCTTAA
- a CDS encoding glycosyltransferase family 2 protein: MNISVIVPTYNRPRALQLCLKSLAEQSLNPSEVLIADDGSTSETRDTVQEMQRSLHDVFPIKHVWQEDIGFRKPRILNEAVRQAAGEYLVFIDGDCMAHRHFIRAHVEQSDPSAILGGKRVEIGRQLTEQLLKEGTVLNSFNVRLILDSLAGNSRKVEEAIRIKNPLLRRLMHRDLINDDGIWGCNFSLYRSLFLDINGCDEDFLDGSLEDNDLGIRVLNQGKQVRSVRGLAIVLHLWHPSSWSFEGDKYRYNNQIIKQRIERKETFCNNGIKKL, encoded by the coding sequence ATGAACATATCCGTCATAGTACCTACCTATAATCGTCCCCGGGCACTTCAACTTTGTCTGAAGAGCCTGGCAGAACAGAGTTTAAATCCATCAGAGGTCTTGATCGCCGATGATGGGAGCACTTCAGAAACACGGGACACTGTGCAGGAAATGCAAAGATCGCTTCATGATGTTTTTCCTATCAAGCATGTTTGGCAGGAGGATATCGGCTTCAGGAAACCGAGGATCCTGAATGAGGCGGTCAGGCAGGCAGCCGGAGAGTACCTGGTCTTTATCGACGGTGACTGCATGGCCCACCGTCACTTTATTCGGGCGCATGTTGAGCAAAGCGACCCTTCTGCCATTCTTGGCGGCAAACGGGTCGAGATCGGAAGGCAGCTGACCGAACAACTGCTCAAAGAAGGCACCGTATTGAACAGCTTCAATGTACGCCTCATTCTGGACTCATTAGCCGGCAATTCCCGAAAGGTTGAAGAAGCGATCCGGATAAAAAACCCGCTTCTCCGGCGGCTCATGCACCGCGATCTCATTAACGACGATGGCATCTGGGGTTGTAATTTCAGTCTTTATAGAAGCCTGTTCCTGGACATCAACGGCTGTGATGAGGACTTCCTGGACGGATCGCTTGAGGATAATGACCTGGGTATCAGGGTGCTGAACCAGGGAAAACAGGTCAGATCGGTAAGAGGACTCGCGATTGTACTGCATCTCTGGCATCCATCGTCATGGAGCTTTGAAGGCGATAAATACCGGTATAACAATCAAATCATAAAACAACGGATAGAACGCAAAGAGACATTTTGTAATAATGGGATAAAGAAACTCTAG
- the plsY gene encoding glycerol-3-phosphate 1-O-acyltransferase PlsY, with amino-acid sequence MDTLIQILAILLSYLLGAVPFGLLFSKLFSDVDVRTIGSGNIGATNVLRAAGKKAAVLTLLADALKGVIPVLLAKSIFYDDTATVLSGAAAVLGHNFPVYLKFKGGKGVATSYGVVLAVAPWIGLLCLLIWLLAAFIFRYSSLAALISFACYLGVTFIVVSPVSKPYALLSLFIFSMIYYRHRENIKRLLAGTEPKIGKQK; translated from the coding sequence ATGGATACACTCATCCAGATACTCGCGATCCTCTTATCCTACCTCCTCGGTGCCGTGCCGTTCGGACTCCTGTTCAGTAAACTTTTTTCCGACGTTGATGTACGGACCATCGGGAGCGGCAACATTGGCGCTACCAACGTGCTTCGGGCCGCGGGAAAAAAGGCTGCCGTCCTGACCCTTCTGGCTGATGCGCTGAAAGGCGTCATTCCCGTGCTGCTCGCGAAGTCAATTTTTTATGACGATACAGCAACGGTCTTGTCAGGGGCTGCCGCTGTCCTGGGACATAATTTCCCCGTCTATCTTAAATTCAAAGGTGGAAAAGGGGTGGCAACCAGTTATGGCGTGGTCCTTGCTGTTGCCCCCTGGATAGGGCTCCTCTGCCTTCTTATCTGGCTTCTGGCCGCATTCATTTTTCGCTATTCATCACTAGCCGCTTTAATTTCCTTCGCCTGTTACCTTGGGGTTACCTTTATTGTGGTCTCACCTGTTTCAAAACCCTACGCGTTGCTTTCCCTCTTCATTTTCAGCATGATCTATTATCGGCACCGGGAGAACATCAAGCGGCTCCTTGCAGGCACAGAACCGAAGATAGGCAAGCAGAAATGA
- the pgsA gene encoding CDP-diacylglycerol--glycerol-3-phosphate 3-phosphatidyltransferase, which translates to MGLDAPPVEEATLKIFNVPNLLSLSRIVSVPIFIVLMLDPSPGRTLAAGIVFSLASATDWLDGYLARKWGQVTKMGKLLDPIADKILIMSALVILVELPPHIVHSWMAILIIGREFAVTGLRAIASSDGIIIPAETVGKYKVGAQITAVLSLLLDHAFTKDWMRELGRYALWIAMILSVYSAYQYFRTYWKKLN; encoded by the coding sequence ATGGGTCTGGATGCACCGCCGGTGGAGGAGGCAACCCTGAAAATATTCAACGTACCGAACCTGCTTTCACTCAGCAGGATAGTATCGGTGCCCATTTTTATCGTGCTCATGCTCGACCCGAGCCCGGGACGGACGCTTGCTGCGGGCATTGTGTTCTCGCTTGCCTCGGCCACGGACTGGCTCGATGGCTATTTAGCGCGAAAATGGGGGCAGGTGACCAAAATGGGGAAGCTTCTTGACCCTATTGCGGATAAGATATTGATTATGTCCGCACTAGTCATCTTAGTGGAATTACCCCCGCACATTGTCCATTCTTGGATGGCGATCCTGATCATCGGGAGGGAGTTTGCTGTCACCGGTCTCCGCGCAATTGCATCGAGCGACGGTATTATCATTCCGGCAGAAACCGTCGGAAAATACAAAGTAGGTGCCCAAATTACCGCAGTTCTTTCCCTTCTTCTTGATCATGCCTTTACCAAGGATTGGATGAGAGAACTCGGGAGGTACGCACTCTGGATTGCAATGATTCTCTCCGTATATTCAGCGTATCAGTACTTCAGGACCTACTGGAAGAAACTGAACTAG
- a CDS encoding lysophospholipid acyltransferase family protein has protein sequence MSEWVLKTRKWTTRLSLIWITRLVRLFSLLVPYRVGVWAGGVLGFIAYYLLPRERNRALTHLTLAFPEKERSWIRHTARGCFLHLGKCLLEVMLMTPRRLEQVIEFRGEEALRAAIGIGKGVIYVTGHIGNWEIMGHAVAARYNLSVIAAPIEPEQVNDMIVGLRARMGVRTILRSRPGASRELVRVFKENRIMGILIDQDTDVESAFVDFMGLRAWTPTAAASMALKFGAPVIFGYIQRTRDNKHAITVEGPLELVLTGDREKDIITTTAMLTKKIEDTIRRNPEQWVWMHRRWRRQP, from the coding sequence ATGAGCGAGTGGGTACTGAAGACACGAAAATGGACAACCCGTCTGTCCTTGATATGGATAACCAGACTGGTAAGGTTATTTTCGCTGCTCGTGCCGTATCGAGTGGGAGTTTGGGCGGGAGGGGTGCTCGGTTTCATTGCATACTATCTGCTTCCCCGGGAACGGAACAGGGCGCTTACACACCTGACGCTGGCGTTCCCTGAAAAAGAGCGTTCATGGATACGCCATACGGCCAGAGGCTGCTTTCTCCATCTGGGCAAGTGTCTGCTTGAGGTCATGCTCATGACGCCTCGCCGTCTTGAGCAGGTCATTGAATTTCGGGGAGAGGAAGCACTCCGCGCTGCGATCGGCATCGGCAAAGGAGTGATCTATGTTACCGGTCATATCGGCAACTGGGAGATTATGGGACATGCCGTGGCAGCCCGGTACAACCTCAGTGTGATAGCAGCGCCCATAGAACCGGAGCAGGTAAACGATATGATCGTGGGACTGCGCGCAAGAATGGGTGTGAGAACGATCCTGCGCAGCAGGCCGGGTGCATCCAGGGAACTGGTCCGGGTGTTCAAAGAAAACCGCATCATGGGTATCCTCATCGACCAGGACACGGATGTGGAGAGCGCTTTCGTGGACTTCATGGGCTTACGCGCCTGGACCCCGACGGCGGCGGCATCAATGGCGCTTAAATTCGGTGCACCGGTGATCTTCGGTTACATCCAGCGCACCCGGGACAACAAGCATGCCATTACCGTCGAAGGACCGCTTGAACTGGTTCTCACGGGTGACCGTGAAAAAGATATCATAACCACTACCGCCATGCTTACGAAGAAGATAGAAGACACCATACGAAGAAACCCGGAACAATGGGTCTGGATGCACCGCCGGTGGAGGAGGCAACCCTGA